From Polyodon spathula isolate WHYD16114869_AA chromosome 54, ASM1765450v1, whole genome shotgun sequence, one genomic window encodes:
- the si:ch211-119e14.1 gene encoding uncharacterized protein si:ch211-119e14.1, with protein sequence MTQLSAFLLLLLLASNAAADNSTTGAQQATLSPTAPPSTYPGTPTSETGARTSTAGKEIPTETTGTSAAVRVTEGAGQKQTTMKTPWPLKKASHAEMQPHHGSPRVIYEEPGSSRTTVVVLLFLLLVALAALLVYFYHRLNRETEGGYTFSKLFPANSMDDLGEARGPRAWLSGALAFFRDRQGSGGEDLEAGGQDEEEEDREEEGCKAAAAGEKEERPPTDAENLDSDSGDYSSMEGFDLAKGAKGKREG encoded by the coding sequence ATGACGCAGCTCTCTGCGTTCCTCCTTTTACTCCTGCTGGCGAGCAACGCTGCCGCGGATAACTCCACAACCGGCGCCCAGCAAGCCACACTGTCACCTACCGCCCCCCCAAGCACGTATCCCGGCACGCCAACCTCCGAGACAGGGGCTCGCACCTCGACCGCCGGGAAGGAAATCCCTACGGAGACGACCGGGACGTCAGCTGCCGTTCGCGTGACAGAAGGAGCCGGTCAGAAACAAACTACCATGAAAACTCCTTGGCCTTTGAAGAAAGCAAGCCATGCAGAAATGCAGCCTCATCATGGATCTCCGCGAGTCATTTATGAAGAGCCGGGTTCGAGCCGCACCACCGTAGTCGTGCTCCTGTTCCTCCTCTTGGTGGCGCTGGCCGCCTTGCTAGTTTATTTCTACCACCGGCTCAACAGAGAGACGGAGGGAGGGTACACCTTCTCGAAGCTGTTTCCGGCGAACTCTATGGACGACTTGGGGGAGGCACGAGGACCCCGGGCGTGGCTCAGTGGGGCGCTGGCTTTCTTTAGGGACAGACAGGGGAGCGGGGGAGAGGATTTGGAGGCCGGGGGGCAGGACGAGGAGGAGGAAGACCGCGAGGAGGAAGGTTGCAAAGCAGCAGCCgcgggagagaaagaggagaggccGCCGACAGACGCAGAAAATTTGGATTCGGATTCGGGTGATTACTCCAGTATGGAGGGTTTTGATTTGGCGAAGGGGGCGAAGGGGAAGAGGGAGGGGTGA